One Spirochaeta cellobiosiphila DSM 17781 DNA window includes the following coding sequences:
- a CDS encoding methyl-accepting chemotaxis protein — translation MRIKSKLIGFSSIFIFGMLVISLIQIVDQVLVGQLKDFQLELSKNIADWQNLRMSTNDLINSRSGYVKVKEREKEARQRLENSLLILETHPGRRLLREETQKKLEGIPRLYGNIENKLDTIETNFADLETSDVLLKMQTTDLKTVTLLMNEDIGTMAALSFSVLNNQIQSVLVFFETGIEIVTETRNYVDTEINKIQQIFLYISVGSFIFLSFLSILAGIRFASSLSQRLRLMEDAMKEVSSKNLALDIELKGKDEVSNTAKDLNSLIGSLKDFFGATQIASTDIRSHGEDISGATEETSVALNQIGKNISSIKTLIERIHVSVKSNFTSIKQISTNIDRLSDKTYEQSNRNDDTSASIEEMDASIKSIARLGSERKEQAMELKNVVNLGGEKVANTNQIITDVAKEIDSLLEITSLIKAVSQQTDLLSMNAAIESAHAGEAGRGFSVVAEEIRKLAENTSENAVQIDNSLLGMIEQIKMAQEAAHTSFDVFEQIKETADQLTEALTEIIENMSELSQGSQRILKSTSEGTEMIKAIRNESQSIDDQSKDIQETMRILDQISDEATLGIKEIELGVQEINDAMNNIKKLNISNQEKINHLDTDVRGFKLN, via the coding sequence ATGCGTATCAAATCAAAGCTCATCGGCTTTTCCAGCATATTTATATTTGGAATGTTAGTTATATCTTTGATACAGATAGTGGATCAAGTTTTGGTTGGGCAACTCAAAGACTTCCAATTAGAATTAAGTAAAAACATAGCTGATTGGCAAAATCTAAGAATGTCGACTAACGATTTGATCAACAGTAGAAGTGGTTATGTAAAAGTAAAAGAACGTGAAAAGGAAGCACGTCAGCGTTTGGAGAACAGTTTGTTGATTCTGGAAACTCATCCCGGGCGTAGACTGTTAAGAGAAGAAACACAAAAAAAACTAGAAGGGATTCCCCGGCTTTATGGCAACATTGAAAATAAACTAGATACAATCGAAACCAATTTTGCTGATTTGGAAACATCAGACGTGTTACTTAAAATGCAAACTACAGACCTAAAAACGGTCACCTTGCTAATGAATGAGGACATAGGAACTATGGCCGCTTTGTCTTTCAGTGTTCTTAATAATCAGATCCAATCTGTCCTGGTTTTCTTTGAAACAGGAATCGAGATTGTAACGGAGACAAGAAACTATGTAGACACTGAAATCAACAAGATACAACAGATATTCTTATATATTTCTGTTGGTTCTTTTATCTTTCTATCCTTTTTATCGATTCTGGCAGGAATAAGGTTTGCCTCTTCCTTAAGTCAAAGACTACGTTTAATGGAAGACGCTATGAAAGAAGTCTCATCGAAAAATCTGGCTCTTGATATAGAATTGAAAGGTAAGGATGAAGTTAGTAATACAGCCAAGGATTTAAACAGTCTCATTGGTTCCCTGAAAGATTTCTTTGGAGCCACCCAAATAGCCAGTACGGATATTAGATCTCACGGGGAAGATATATCTGGCGCCACAGAGGAGACATCCGTAGCCCTTAATCAAATAGGGAAGAATATTAGCTCTATCAAAACATTAATTGAACGGATTCATGTAAGTGTTAAATCCAACTTCACCTCTATCAAACAAATCTCCACTAACATTGACAGGCTTAGTGACAAAACCTATGAACAATCGAATCGAAATGATGATACATCCGCCTCAATAGAAGAGATGGATGCCTCTATCAAAAGCATAGCCCGTTTAGGTAGTGAAAGAAAAGAACAGGCTATGGAGTTAAAGAACGTAGTAAATCTGGGCGGTGAAAAAGTAGCCAATACAAATCAGATCATTACTGATGTTGCTAAAGAGATAGACAGTTTGCTCGAAATCACTAGCTTGATAAAAGCCGTAAGCCAGCAGACAGACCTCTTAAGCATGAATGCCGCAATAGAGAGCGCCCATGCAGGGGAAGCCGGAAGGGGATTTAGCGTAGTAGCTGAAGAAATCCGTAAATTAGCAGAAAACACATCGGAGAATGCTGTTCAAATAGATAATTCCCTATTAGGAATGATCGAACAAATCAAAATGGCCCAAGAAGCAGCACATACAAGCTTCGATGTGTTTGAACAAATCAAAGAGACTGCCGATCAGCTAACAGAAGCCTTAACAGAGATCATTGAAAACATGTCTGAACTATCCCAGGGAAGTCAAAGAATACTGAAATCTACCTCCGAAGGCACTGAGATGATAAAAGCCATTCGTAACGAATCCCAATCCATAGATGATCAAAGTAAGGATATTCAAGAAACCATGCGTATACTGGATCAAATATCTGATGAGGCAACACTGGGAATAAAAGAAATAGAATTAGGTGTTCAAGAAATAAACGATGCTATGAATAATATAAAGAAACTTAACATATCCAACCAGGAAAAGATCAATCATTTGGATACAGACGTTAGGGGATTTAAACTAAATTAG